The region CATTCTCGAGAAAAAACATGTCGAGCTGGCCATCGACGCACTCGACGAGATTCTGAAAGCGAACACGGAACTTGCCGGCGCTGTGCCGGCTGGAGAAAAGGTACATGGGTAGCAAAACCGTCATGATGAATTCGAAATCCGATAGCTCCGGCCCTGAGGTTCCACCTCGCAAGTCGACGGCCGTACTCGGCATCCAGTCCGATACGGCATTTAACGAGGCAGCCAAGCGACTCTGCGGACGCGACCTTTGTTCCATCAGTGATCTGAGCGTCGAAGAGATGGCCGCCGTCATGGAGCTGGCCCATGCCGTGAAGAACTCTCCGGAGGACTTCCGCCATGCCCTCGATGCGAAGCAGATGGTAATGTTCTTTGAAAAGGCTTCTCTGCGTACCCGCCTCACCTTTGAGGCAGCAATCAACACGCTGGGTGGCAACGCTATCTTCGTCGACCAGACACAGTCGCCTCTTGGCGAGCGCGAGTCTCTGCCGGACGTTGCTCGCAACCTGGAACGCTGGATGAGCGCAATTGTTCTGCGCACTTACTCGCACGAGACGATCACGGAGATGGCTGCGTGCTCGAAGATCCCGGTTATCAACGCTCTCTCCGACCTGGAGCATCCCTGCCAGGCAATCGCCGATTTCCTTACCCTGGAGGAGCGATTTGGCTCGGCTGAGGGACTTCGCTTTGCCTATGTGGGCGACGGCAATAACGTCTGCCACTCGCTGATGCTGGCGGGCGCGCTGCTCGGCTCGCATGTCAGCGTTGCGACTCCCAAGGGTTTCGCTCCCAAACTGGAGATCATCCATAAGGCAATTGAGATCGCCGAGCAGACTGGCGGTAGCATTACGCTGCTGCACGATCCTATCAAGGCCGTAACCGGAGCCGATGCGATCTACACTGACGTCTGCACCAGCATGGGATTTGAACATGAAGCGACGAAACGCGCCCCCATCTTCAAGCCCTACCAGGTAAATGAAGAACTGATGAGCAATGCACAGCAGGATGCCGTCTTTATGCATTGCCTGCCGGCACACCGCAACGCTGAGGTCACCGATGCGGTATTGGATGGGCCGCAGTCCATCGTCTTTGATCAGGCAGAGAACCGTCTGCACGCTCAGAAATCGCTCCTGCTGATGCTGCTGGGCGGGGCCAAGCGTATCTCGAGTGCCCGTGGACGTGGAACACAGGCGCGCAAACGTCCTTCGCTGGTGTAGTTGCAGCAGAGGCAAAGGAAAAGGAGCTCCGGAAGTGAGCAAGATGTGGTCAGGCCGTTTCAGGGAACCACTGGATTCGGCCTTTGAAGAGTGGCAACGATCGTTTCCGTTCGATGTGCGGCTGCTTCCCCAGGAGGTGGCCGCGTCGAAGGCGCACGCACGTGCGATTGCCGCTGCGGGCATCCTGACGGATGCGGAGCTTGCGAAGATGCTGGGTGGACTCGATCGAGTGATCCCCTTTTCAATCGAAGAGACGACAACAACCAGCAGCAGCGATCCGAATGCCTCGTTGTCATCACACTTCATCCGAATCGTTGCTCTGAGCCCGCAGGCAGAGGACATCCACCACTTCGTCGAGCTGCAGCTCACGAAACTTATCGGAGACCTGGCCCTCAAGCTGCATACCGGGCGCAGTCGCAATGAACAGATCGCCACCGATATGCGTCTGTTCGTACGCGATGCGATCGATCAGACGCTTGAGGGATTGCTGGCGTGGCGCGAAGCCCTGGTCCATCAGGCCCGGTCAGCAGGCGACGCTGTCATGCCCTCTTACACGCATCTGCAGCGGGCAGAACCTGTTCTCACCGCACACTGGCTGCTGGCCTATGTGGCCATGCTGCAACGCGACTTCAGCCGGCTGATGGACTGTCGCAGCCGCCTGAATCTATGCCCTCTGGGTTCAGGAGCGATTGCTGGCGCGACTCTGGCTCTCGATCGCAACATCGCCGCAGAGGCACTCGGTTTCGATGGTCCCACGCCCAACAGCATGGACGCGACCAGCGACCGCGACTTTGCGCTGGAGTTTACGCAGGCAATCTCCACGTTGGGCCTTCATATCTCGCGCTTCGCCGAAGAGCTGACCCTGCACTCTACCGCGGAGTTCGGATTCCTCGATCTCCCGGAGCGCTTTTCTACCGGATCGAGCGCGATGCCGCAGAAGAAGAATCCCGACCTGACCGAGCTGATTCGCGGCAAGACAGGACGCCTGCAAGGTGCCGCCATCACGCTTGCAACCATCGTCAAGGGACTTCCCCTGGCCTACAACAAGGACCTGCAAGAGGGCCAGGAGCCCGTCTTCGACGCCGCTGACACGATTCATGGAATCCTTCTGCTGCTGCCGGAGTTTACGCGGGCCCTCCGCTTCCGCACCGAAGTGATGCAATCGGCGGCGGAAAAGGGCTATCTGAACGCGATGGCTGCTGCAACGTACCTCACCCACAAGGGTGTTCCCTTTCGCAAGGCGCACGAGAAGATCGGTCAGGCCGTCAGGCTGGGCCTTGAGACGGGCCGCGAGTTGAATGAACTGACGCTCAAGGAGCTTCGTGGCTTCGGAGAAGAGTTCAGTGAGGACTTTTTCGATGCCATTTCTCTTGAGG is a window of Edaphobacter sp. 12200R-103 DNA encoding:
- the argH gene encoding argininosuccinate lyase, translated to MWSGRFREPLDSAFEEWQRSFPFDVRLLPQEVAASKAHARAIAAAGILTDAELAKMLGGLDRVIPFSIEETTTTSSSDPNASLSSHFIRIVALSPQAEDIHHFVELQLTKLIGDLALKLHTGRSRNEQIATDMRLFVRDAIDQTLEGLLAWREALVHQARSAGDAVMPSYTHLQRAEPVLTAHWLLAYVAMLQRDFSRLMDCRSRLNLCPLGSGAIAGATLALDRNIAAEALGFDGPTPNSMDATSDRDFALEFTQAISTLGLHISRFAEELTLHSTAEFGFLDLPERFSTGSSAMPQKKNPDLTELIRGKTGRLQGAAITLATIVKGLPLAYNKDLQEGQEPVFDAADTIHGILLLLPEFTRALRFRTEVMQSAAEKGYLNAMAAATYLTHKGVPFRKAHEKIGQAVRLGLETGRELNELTLKELRGFGEEFSEDFFDAISLEATVDCHDVIGGTARNRVGDAMEDASRQIESDRASLASKKSAKLGLESVSLV
- the argF gene encoding ornithine carbamoyltransferase produces the protein MGSKTVMMNSKSDSSGPEVPPRKSTAVLGIQSDTAFNEAAKRLCGRDLCSISDLSVEEMAAVMELAHAVKNSPEDFRHALDAKQMVMFFEKASLRTRLTFEAAINTLGGNAIFVDQTQSPLGERESLPDVARNLERWMSAIVLRTYSHETITEMAACSKIPVINALSDLEHPCQAIADFLTLEERFGSAEGLRFAYVGDGNNVCHSLMLAGALLGSHVSVATPKGFAPKLEIIHKAIEIAEQTGGSITLLHDPIKAVTGADAIYTDVCTSMGFEHEATKRAPIFKPYQVNEELMSNAQQDAVFMHCLPAHRNAEVTDAVLDGPQSIVFDQAENRLHAQKSLLLMLLGGAKRISSARGRGTQARKRPSLV